ACTCGGGCGAAGTGATGAGGCTGTGGTTGGCGAGTTCGGCTTCGATCTGCTCGTTGACAAGTCCTCGGCCGGTCGCGCCCCACCAGCCCAGCAGCTCCTGTACGGAGATGGTGAGCGGACTTCCTGCCTCGGCCGACTCACGTGCCTTCTTCAGTCGGGCGTGGCGCTCGCTGGGGGACAGCGACGTCTGTCGCTCCTCCTCCGGTTCCGCGGGCTCGGCTTCCTCGGCGGCGCGATCCAGCAGTTCCTGGCGCAACTGCGTAAGGAATCTGCCGTCGTCCACCTGCCACGCCTCCCATCCGTCGAACGTCCCGTACCCGACAGCGACCGTGGCTGCTTTGGACGGCGAACGGAACTCTTCCCCGTCCGCGAGCCGGATCCATCCCCGGGAGGTGACCGTGGCGTCGTGTTTCTCGCCCATCCGGGGTCGAACGAACGACAGGCGCTGGCCTTCCGCCAGAAGCCCGGCGCTGAGCAGATCGGTGAGGGTCACTCGCCGTCCGTCCAGGAGGTAGCGGGCGCGGGACTGCGTCTCTGCGGGACCGGCGGTGGAATCAGTCATGTCACCTGCGCCTTTGTTGATGGAGGGGGCCAAGAGTGTCTGCTTCAGAGGTGGCGCCCGATGTGAGCGATGCGGATGGCCTTTTCGTCGTGAACCAGCCGGAAGTAGATGCGGCCGGCGCCACGGTTCAGATTTCCGTGCAGCTGGAAGCATTCGTCCTTGCCGTTGTCCTCCCACATTCGGTCTTTGCGGGAGTTCTCGTGTTCCCCTCTGATGTTCGGAGCTTCCCAGTGAGGTCCTGTGGAGGAATCCGGGTCCCATTGGGCGGCGGTGGCCTCAAGTTGTCGCAGTAGCTGGCGGGCACCCTTGAACCACCGCGGATCGAGGTTCTCCAGATCATCCTTCACCCGGTCGAGGAACTGGAGATGGGGGAAGAAGTCTGCTCGCCCGGCCCAGAGTTGGGCTCCACTGGAGACGCGGTCCAGTCCTTCACGGAGAATCCAGTCCTCGTGCTCGCAGAGGTGCGCCTTCCGGGAGGTGTGCCGGACCTTGTCCGTGTACTCATCGACGACGACGTCTCCGGGCCCAGGGCCCTCCGACAACTCCTCGATGTCCAGGTCCAGCCAGGCGGTGTCCCAGTCCGAAGCCAGCGGCAGACTGAGCGCGAGCCCGTCCACCATCAAGGCCGCACGAAGTCCGTGGACGTCGACTCCCTTGAAGCGGTGCCATACGTCGTCCCGCTCGTCCGCAGCCGCTGCGTGCAGGGCGGCTGTGAAGGATGTACAGCGGTCGCGCATCCGCTGGAAGTAGAGAGCCTCTTCCTTGTTGCGGGCGTCATTGCGCCATTCCGCGTAGTAGTAGCCCCGTGCGAGTTCCGTCTCGTCGAACGGATTCTGGGTAGCGAGGCTGATGCCGCGCAGACGCTGTAACTGCCTGAGCACGCCCACGAAGGCGCGCATGCCCTCCGAGACCTCGTCCGCCTCACACTCGGACGCACAGGACCGTTCGTTGAGAAATACATGCAGTGGCACGCCCCACCCCATTCCTGTTCCGTGCCTGCGGCCCCGACCCCCCGGGGCGCGTTCGTCGACTCCATGCGCCTGCTCAGTCGAGCAGCTGGTCGAGGGAGTTCTCCCACTCGTCGAAGAAGCCCTGCGGCCACTCGGAGAGCCGCCCGTCCGGCCCGATCACCGGGCTGACGACTTCCGACGTCTGGTCCTTGCGGCGGAAGTAGTGCACGGCCGTCGCGTCGGTGCTCAGCAACCCCTGCTTGACGCGAAGGCGCAGCCCGTTGAGGACGTGGTCGCTGTGTGTCTCCATCACGATCTGCGCCCCGCTCGCCGCCGCCGCACTCGCCAGGTACGCCATCCAGGTCTGACCCTGCGGATGCAGATGCGCCTCCGGGTTCTCCAGCAGGATCAGCGAGCCGGGCTTGGCCGACAGACAGGCGACAACGATCGGCAGGGCGTAGGTGAGTCCGAACCCGACGTTGGTGGGCCGGTAGCTGTTGGAGGCGAACGCACCGGAGCCGAAGCTGTAGCTGAGCCGGACCGCGTCCGTGCCGGCGATGTCCTGCGCCTTCAAGGTCACCCCCGGGCACAACTTCTGCATCCACGCCTGGGTCTGCCCGAGGAGACTGGAGGACGAGACGTCCGAGAGGATGAGCGGACCCGCCGTGACGGGTTCGTCCTGGTGGGTGCGTAGGTAGTTGACGGTGTGTTCGCCGTTGGCGCCGAGAAAACCGCGGGTGGTGACGGCGTGGTGCGAACGGGGGTAACTGACCTGGGGGGAGACCCGGTCGGCCTTGAGGTATTGGAAGCCCGGCCCGAACAGGGTCGGCAGCAAGGCCGCCGGTTCGACGGAGGCCCGGATGTTCTTCTCGTCGTCGTGCTGGAGCAGCTTGAGGTGGTCGGCCTCCTGCTCGTAGAGCGCGGTCCACTGCGCCGTCGCTCCGTCTCCCCGAAGCGTGAGCGCGATGTGCGGCCCGGTGTCGTCGTACGACTCGTGCCGTACATCCTGCCCGGTGCCGAGTTGCACCAGTTCGTCGTTGAGGAGCAACCCGGCATCCCGGTCACCGACCGGGGCGAGGTCGCCCGACTCGTACGACTGACGCAGCAGACCGAGGGACTGGAGTACGGAACTCTTGCCGGACGAGTTGAGTCCGGTCAGCAGGGTGAAGGGGGCCAGGCGTAGCTCCTGGCGGGCGAATGCCTTGAAATTGGTGAGC
This Streptomyces sp. NBC_00377 DNA region includes the following protein-coding sequences:
- a CDS encoding AAA family ATPase, with protein sequence MLESLTLTNFKAFARQELRLAPFTLLTGLNSSGKSSVLQSLGLLRQSYESGDLAPVGDRDAGLLLNDELVQLGTGQDVRHESYDDTGPHIALTLRGDGATAQWTALYEQEADHLKLLQHDDEKNIRASVEPAALLPTLFGPGFQYLKADRVSPQVSYPRSHHAVTTRGFLGANGEHTVNYLRTHQDEPVTAGPLILSDVSSSSLLGQTQAWMQKLCPGVTLKAQDIAGTDAVRLSYSFGSGAFASNSYRPTNVGFGLTYALPIVVACLSAKPGSLILLENPEAHLHPQGQTWMAYLASAAAASGAQIVMETHSDHVLNGLRLRVKQGLLSTDATAVHYFRRKDQTSEVVSPVIGPDGRLSEWPQGFFDEWENSLDQLLD